A portion of the Saimiri boliviensis isolate mSaiBol1 chromosome 1, mSaiBol1.pri, whole genome shotgun sequence genome contains these proteins:
- the LIMS1 gene encoding LIM and senescent cell antigen-like-containing domain protein 1 isoform X4 — protein MTALQLKELSQSGLYRRRRDRPDSLRVNGLPEEELSNMANALASATCERCKGGFAPAEKIVNSNGELYHEQCFVCAQCFQQFPEGLFYEFEGRKYCEHDFQMLFAPCCHQCGEFIIGRVIKAMNNSWHPECFRCDLCQEVLADIGFVKNAGRHLCRPCHNREKARGLGKYICQKCHAIIDEQPLIFKNDPYHPDHFNCANCGKELTADARELKGELYCLPCHDKMGVPICGACRRPIEGRVVNAMGKQWHVEHFVCAKCEKPFLGHRHYERKGLAYCETHYNQLFGDVCFHCNRVIEGDVVSALNKAWCVNCFACSTCNTKLTLKNKFVEFDMKPVCKKCYEKFPLELKKRLKKLAETLGRK, from the exons CAACATGGCCAATGCCCTGGCCAGCGCCACTTGTGAGCGCTGCAAGGGCGGTTTTGCACCCGCTGAGAAGATCGTGAACAGTAACGGGGAGCTGTACCATGAGCAGTGTTTCGTGTGCGCTCAGTGCTTCCAGCAATTCCCAGAAGGACTCTTCTATGAA TTTGAAGGAAGAAAGTACTGTGAACATGACTTTCAGATGCTCTTTGCCCCTTGCTGTCATCAGTGTG GTGAATTCATCATTGGCCGAGTTATCAAAGCCATGAATAACAGCTGGCATCCGGAGTGCTTCCGCTGTGACCTCTGCCAGGAAGTTCTGGCAGATATCGGGTTTGTCAAGAATGCTGGGAG ACACCTGTGTCGCCCCTGTCATAATCGTGAGAAAGCCAGAGGCCTTGGGAAATACATCTGCCAGAAATGCCATGCCATCATCGATGAGCAGCCTCTGATATTCAAGAATGACCCCTACCATCCAGATCATTTCAACTGCGCCAACTGCGG GAAGGAGCTGACTGCCGATGCACGGGAACTCAAAGGGGAGCTGTACTGCCTTCCATGCCATGATAAAATGGGGGTCCCCATCTGCGGTGCTTGCCGACGGCCCATTGAAGGGCGCGTGGTGAACGCCATGGGCAAGCAGTGGCATGTGGAG cattttgttTGCGCCAAGTGTGAGAAACCCTTCCTTGGACATCGCCATTATGAGAGGAAAGGCCTGGCATATTGTGAAACCCACTATAACCAG ctatTTGGTGATGTTTGCTTTCACTGCAATCGTGTTATAGAAGGTGATG TGGTCTCTGCGCTTAATAAGGCCTGGTGCGTGAACTGCTTTGCCTGTTCTACCTGCAACACTAAATTAACACTCAA GAATAAGTTTGTGGAGTTTGACATGAAGCCAGTCTGTAAGAAGTGCTATGAGAAATTTCCATTGGAGCTGAAGAAAAGACTTAAGAAACTAGCTGAGACCTTAGGAAGGAAATAA
- the LIMS1 gene encoding LIM and senescent cell antigen-like-containing domain protein 1 isoform X2 codes for MALSGRVRPCVIPENEEIPQAALNSVHEANETEDERAVSKLQRRHSDVKVYKEFCDFYAKFNMANALASATCERCKGGFAPAEKIVNSNGELYHEQCFVCAQCFQQFPEGLFYEFEGRKYCEHDFQMLFAPCCHQCGEFIIGRVIKAMNNSWHPECFRCDLCQEVLADIGFVKNAGRHLCRPCHNREKARGLGKYICQKCHAIIDEQPLIFKNDPYHPDHFNCANCGKELTADARELKGELYCLPCHDKMGVPICGACRRPIEGRVVNAMGKQWHVEHFVCAKCEKPFLGHRHYERKGLAYCETHYNQLFGDVCFHCNRVIEGDVVSALNKAWCVNCFACSTCNTKLTLKNKFVEFDMKPVCKKCYEKFPLELKKRLKKLAETLGRK; via the exons ATGGCCCTCTCAGGCCGAGTGCGTCCCTGCGTTATCCCAGAGAACGAAGAAATCCCCCAAGCAGCCCTTAACAGTGTCCACGAGGCCAATGAGACCGAGGACGAGAGAGCTGTTTCCAAACTGCAGCGCAGGCACAGTGACGTGAAAGTCTACAAGGAGTTCTGTGACTTTTATGCAAAATT CAACATGGCCAATGCCCTGGCCAGCGCCACTTGTGAGCGCTGCAAGGGCGGTTTTGCACCCGCTGAGAAGATCGTGAACAGTAACGGGGAGCTGTACCATGAGCAGTGTTTCGTGTGCGCTCAGTGCTTCCAGCAATTCCCAGAAGGACTCTTCTATGAA TTTGAAGGAAGAAAGTACTGTGAACATGACTTTCAGATGCTCTTTGCCCCTTGCTGTCATCAGTGTG GTGAATTCATCATTGGCCGAGTTATCAAAGCCATGAATAACAGCTGGCATCCGGAGTGCTTCCGCTGTGACCTCTGCCAGGAAGTTCTGGCAGATATCGGGTTTGTCAAGAATGCTGGGAG ACACCTGTGTCGCCCCTGTCATAATCGTGAGAAAGCCAGAGGCCTTGGGAAATACATCTGCCAGAAATGCCATGCCATCATCGATGAGCAGCCTCTGATATTCAAGAATGACCCCTACCATCCAGATCATTTCAACTGCGCCAACTGCGG GAAGGAGCTGACTGCCGATGCACGGGAACTCAAAGGGGAGCTGTACTGCCTTCCATGCCATGATAAAATGGGGGTCCCCATCTGCGGTGCTTGCCGACGGCCCATTGAAGGGCGCGTGGTGAACGCCATGGGCAAGCAGTGGCATGTGGAG cattttgttTGCGCCAAGTGTGAGAAACCCTTCCTTGGACATCGCCATTATGAGAGGAAAGGCCTGGCATATTGTGAAACCCACTATAACCAG ctatTTGGTGATGTTTGCTTTCACTGCAATCGTGTTATAGAAGGTGATG TGGTCTCTGCGCTTAATAAGGCCTGGTGCGTGAACTGCTTTGCCTGTTCTACCTGCAACACTAAATTAACACTCAA GAATAAGTTTGTGGAGTTTGACATGAAGCCAGTCTGTAAGAAGTGCTATGAGAAATTTCCATTGGAGCTGAAGAAAAGACTTAAGAAACTAGCTGAGACCTTAGGAAGGAAATAA
- the LIMS1 gene encoding LIM and senescent cell antigen-like-containing domain protein 1 isoform X3 has translation MTALQLKELSQSGLYRRRRDRPDSLRVNGLPEEELSNMANALASATCERCKGGFAPAEKIVNSNGELYHEQCFVCAQCFQQFPEGLFYEFEGRKYCEHDFQMLFAPCCHQCGEFIIGRVIKAMNNSWHPECFRCDLCQEVLADIGFVKNAGRHLCRPCHNREKARGLGKYICQKCHAIIDEQPLIFKNDPYHPDHFNCANCGKELTADARELKGELYCLPCHDKMGVPICGACRRPIEGRVVNAMGKQWHVEHFVCAKCEKPFLGHRHYERKGLAYCETHYNQLFGDVCFHCNRVIEGDVVSALNKAWCVNCFACSTCNTKLTLKDKFVEIDLKPVCKHCYEKMPEEFKRRLAKREREAKDKDKQKKKKPVCL, from the exons CAACATGGCCAATGCCCTGGCCAGCGCCACTTGTGAGCGCTGCAAGGGCGGTTTTGCACCCGCTGAGAAGATCGTGAACAGTAACGGGGAGCTGTACCATGAGCAGTGTTTCGTGTGCGCTCAGTGCTTCCAGCAATTCCCAGAAGGACTCTTCTATGAA TTTGAAGGAAGAAAGTACTGTGAACATGACTTTCAGATGCTCTTTGCCCCTTGCTGTCATCAGTGTG GTGAATTCATCATTGGCCGAGTTATCAAAGCCATGAATAACAGCTGGCATCCGGAGTGCTTCCGCTGTGACCTCTGCCAGGAAGTTCTGGCAGATATCGGGTTTGTCAAGAATGCTGGGAG ACACCTGTGTCGCCCCTGTCATAATCGTGAGAAAGCCAGAGGCCTTGGGAAATACATCTGCCAGAAATGCCATGCCATCATCGATGAGCAGCCTCTGATATTCAAGAATGACCCCTACCATCCAGATCATTTCAACTGCGCCAACTGCGG GAAGGAGCTGACTGCCGATGCACGGGAACTCAAAGGGGAGCTGTACTGCCTTCCATGCCATGATAAAATGGGGGTCCCCATCTGCGGTGCTTGCCGACGGCCCATTGAAGGGCGCGTGGTGAACGCCATGGGCAAGCAGTGGCATGTGGAG cattttgttTGCGCCAAGTGTGAGAAACCCTTCCTTGGACATCGCCATTATGAGAGGAAAGGCCTGGCATATTGTGAAACCCACTATAACCAG ctatTTGGTGATGTTTGCTTTCACTGCAATCGTGTTATAGAAGGTGATG TGGTCTCTGCGCTTAATAAGGCCTGGTGCGTGAACTGCTTTGCCTGTTCTACCTGCAACACTAAATTAACACTCAA GGATAAATTTGTTGAAATTGACCTAAAGCCAGTCTGCAAACACTGTTATGAGAAAATGCCAGAAGAATTTAAGAGGCGACTTGCCAAACGGGAGAGAGAAGCAAAGGATAAGgacaagcagaaaaagaaaaagccagtctGTTTGTAA
- the LIMS1 gene encoding LIM and senescent cell antigen-like-containing domain protein 1 isoform X5, producing MLGVAAGMTHSNMANALASATCERCKGGFAPAEKIVNSNGELYHEQCFVCAQCFQQFPEGLFYEFEGRKYCEHDFQMLFAPCCHQCGEFIIGRVIKAMNNSWHPECFRCDLCQEVLADIGFVKNAGRHLCRPCHNREKARGLGKYICQKCHAIIDEQPLIFKNDPYHPDHFNCANCGKELTADARELKGELYCLPCHDKMGVPICGACRRPIEGRVVNAMGKQWHVEHFVCAKCEKPFLGHRHYERKGLAYCETHYNQLFGDVCFHCNRVIEGDVVSALNKAWCVNCFACSTCNTKLTLKDKFVEIDLKPVCKHCYEKMPEEFKRRLAKREREAKDKDKQKKKKPVCL from the exons CAACATGGCCAATGCCCTGGCCAGCGCCACTTGTGAGCGCTGCAAGGGCGGTTTTGCACCCGCTGAGAAGATCGTGAACAGTAACGGGGAGCTGTACCATGAGCAGTGTTTCGTGTGCGCTCAGTGCTTCCAGCAATTCCCAGAAGGACTCTTCTATGAA TTTGAAGGAAGAAAGTACTGTGAACATGACTTTCAGATGCTCTTTGCCCCTTGCTGTCATCAGTGTG GTGAATTCATCATTGGCCGAGTTATCAAAGCCATGAATAACAGCTGGCATCCGGAGTGCTTCCGCTGTGACCTCTGCCAGGAAGTTCTGGCAGATATCGGGTTTGTCAAGAATGCTGGGAG ACACCTGTGTCGCCCCTGTCATAATCGTGAGAAAGCCAGAGGCCTTGGGAAATACATCTGCCAGAAATGCCATGCCATCATCGATGAGCAGCCTCTGATATTCAAGAATGACCCCTACCATCCAGATCATTTCAACTGCGCCAACTGCGG GAAGGAGCTGACTGCCGATGCACGGGAACTCAAAGGGGAGCTGTACTGCCTTCCATGCCATGATAAAATGGGGGTCCCCATCTGCGGTGCTTGCCGACGGCCCATTGAAGGGCGCGTGGTGAACGCCATGGGCAAGCAGTGGCATGTGGAG cattttgttTGCGCCAAGTGTGAGAAACCCTTCCTTGGACATCGCCATTATGAGAGGAAAGGCCTGGCATATTGTGAAACCCACTATAACCAG ctatTTGGTGATGTTTGCTTTCACTGCAATCGTGTTATAGAAGGTGATG TGGTCTCTGCGCTTAATAAGGCCTGGTGCGTGAACTGCTTTGCCTGTTCTACCTGCAACACTAAATTAACACTCAA GGATAAATTTGTTGAAATTGACCTAAAGCCAGTCTGCAAACACTGTTATGAGAAAATGCCAGAAGAATTTAAGAGGCGACTTGCCAAACGGGAGAGAGAAGCAAAGGATAAGgacaagcagaaaaagaaaaagccagtctGTTTGTAA
- the LIMS1 gene encoding LIM and senescent cell antigen-like-containing domain protein 1 isoform X6, with amino-acid sequence MANALASATCERCKGGFAPAEKIVNSNGELYHEQCFVCAQCFQQFPEGLFYEFEGRKYCEHDFQMLFAPCCHQCGEFIIGRVIKAMNNSWHPECFRCDLCQEVLADIGFVKNAGRHLCRPCHNREKARGLGKYICQKCHAIIDEQPLIFKNDPYHPDHFNCANCGKELTADARELKGELYCLPCHDKMGVPICGACRRPIEGRVVNAMGKQWHVEHFVCAKCEKPFLGHRHYERKGLAYCETHYNQLFGDVCFHCNRVIEGDVVSALNKAWCVNCFACSTCNTKLTLKDKFVEIDLKPVCKHCYEKMPEEFKRRLAKREREAKDKDKQKKKKPVCL; translated from the exons ATGGCCAATGCCCTGGCCAGCGCCACTTGTGAGCGCTGCAAGGGCGGTTTTGCACCCGCTGAGAAGATCGTGAACAGTAACGGGGAGCTGTACCATGAGCAGTGTTTCGTGTGCGCTCAGTGCTTCCAGCAATTCCCAGAAGGACTCTTCTATGAA TTTGAAGGAAGAAAGTACTGTGAACATGACTTTCAGATGCTCTTTGCCCCTTGCTGTCATCAGTGTG GTGAATTCATCATTGGCCGAGTTATCAAAGCCATGAATAACAGCTGGCATCCGGAGTGCTTCCGCTGTGACCTCTGCCAGGAAGTTCTGGCAGATATCGGGTTTGTCAAGAATGCTGGGAG ACACCTGTGTCGCCCCTGTCATAATCGTGAGAAAGCCAGAGGCCTTGGGAAATACATCTGCCAGAAATGCCATGCCATCATCGATGAGCAGCCTCTGATATTCAAGAATGACCCCTACCATCCAGATCATTTCAACTGCGCCAACTGCGG GAAGGAGCTGACTGCCGATGCACGGGAACTCAAAGGGGAGCTGTACTGCCTTCCATGCCATGATAAAATGGGGGTCCCCATCTGCGGTGCTTGCCGACGGCCCATTGAAGGGCGCGTGGTGAACGCCATGGGCAAGCAGTGGCATGTGGAG cattttgttTGCGCCAAGTGTGAGAAACCCTTCCTTGGACATCGCCATTATGAGAGGAAAGGCCTGGCATATTGTGAAACCCACTATAACCAG ctatTTGGTGATGTTTGCTTTCACTGCAATCGTGTTATAGAAGGTGATG TGGTCTCTGCGCTTAATAAGGCCTGGTGCGTGAACTGCTTTGCCTGTTCTACCTGCAACACTAAATTAACACTCAA GGATAAATTTGTTGAAATTGACCTAAAGCCAGTCTGCAAACACTGTTATGAGAAAATGCCAGAAGAATTTAAGAGGCGACTTGCCAAACGGGAGAGAGAAGCAAAGGATAAGgacaagcagaaaaagaaaaagccagtctGTTTGTAA
- the LIMS1 gene encoding LIM and senescent cell antigen-like-containing domain protein 1 isoform X1 has product MALSGRVRPCVIPENEEIPQAALNSVHEANETEDERAVSKLQRRHSDVKVYKEFCDFYAKFNMANALASATCERCKGGFAPAEKIVNSNGELYHEQCFVCAQCFQQFPEGLFYEFEGRKYCEHDFQMLFAPCCHQCGEFIIGRVIKAMNNSWHPECFRCDLCQEVLADIGFVKNAGRHLCRPCHNREKARGLGKYICQKCHAIIDEQPLIFKNDPYHPDHFNCANCGKELTADARELKGELYCLPCHDKMGVPICGACRRPIEGRVVNAMGKQWHVEHFVCAKCEKPFLGHRHYERKGLAYCETHYNQLFGDVCFHCNRVIEGDVVSALNKAWCVNCFACSTCNTKLTLKDKFVEIDLKPVCKHCYEKMPEEFKRRLAKREREAKDKDKQKKKKPVCL; this is encoded by the exons ATGGCCCTCTCAGGCCGAGTGCGTCCCTGCGTTATCCCAGAGAACGAAGAAATCCCCCAAGCAGCCCTTAACAGTGTCCACGAGGCCAATGAGACCGAGGACGAGAGAGCTGTTTCCAAACTGCAGCGCAGGCACAGTGACGTGAAAGTCTACAAGGAGTTCTGTGACTTTTATGCAAAATT CAACATGGCCAATGCCCTGGCCAGCGCCACTTGTGAGCGCTGCAAGGGCGGTTTTGCACCCGCTGAGAAGATCGTGAACAGTAACGGGGAGCTGTACCATGAGCAGTGTTTCGTGTGCGCTCAGTGCTTCCAGCAATTCCCAGAAGGACTCTTCTATGAA TTTGAAGGAAGAAAGTACTGTGAACATGACTTTCAGATGCTCTTTGCCCCTTGCTGTCATCAGTGTG GTGAATTCATCATTGGCCGAGTTATCAAAGCCATGAATAACAGCTGGCATCCGGAGTGCTTCCGCTGTGACCTCTGCCAGGAAGTTCTGGCAGATATCGGGTTTGTCAAGAATGCTGGGAG ACACCTGTGTCGCCCCTGTCATAATCGTGAGAAAGCCAGAGGCCTTGGGAAATACATCTGCCAGAAATGCCATGCCATCATCGATGAGCAGCCTCTGATATTCAAGAATGACCCCTACCATCCAGATCATTTCAACTGCGCCAACTGCGG GAAGGAGCTGACTGCCGATGCACGGGAACTCAAAGGGGAGCTGTACTGCCTTCCATGCCATGATAAAATGGGGGTCCCCATCTGCGGTGCTTGCCGACGGCCCATTGAAGGGCGCGTGGTGAACGCCATGGGCAAGCAGTGGCATGTGGAG cattttgttTGCGCCAAGTGTGAGAAACCCTTCCTTGGACATCGCCATTATGAGAGGAAAGGCCTGGCATATTGTGAAACCCACTATAACCAG ctatTTGGTGATGTTTGCTTTCACTGCAATCGTGTTATAGAAGGTGATG TGGTCTCTGCGCTTAATAAGGCCTGGTGCGTGAACTGCTTTGCCTGTTCTACCTGCAACACTAAATTAACACTCAA GGATAAATTTGTTGAAATTGACCTAAAGCCAGTCTGCAAACACTGTTATGAGAAAATGCCAGAAGAATTTAAGAGGCGACTTGCCAAACGGGAGAGAGAAGCAAAGGATAAGgacaagcagaaaaagaaaaagccagtctGTTTGTAA
- the LIMS1 gene encoding LIM and senescent cell antigen-like-containing domain protein 1 isoform X7, whose product MALSGRVRPCVIPENEEIPQAALNSVHEANETEDERAVSKLQRRHSDVKVYKEFCDFYAKFNMANALASATCERCKGGFAPAEKIVNSNGELYHEQCFVCAQCFQQFPEGLFYEFEGRKYCEHDFQMLFAPCCHQCGEFIIGRVIKAMNNSWHPECFRCDLCQEVLADIGFVKNAGRHLCRPCHNREKARGLGKYICQKCHAIIDEQPLIFKNDPYHPDHFNCANCGYWDEGADCRCTGTQRGAVLPSMP is encoded by the exons ATGGCCCTCTCAGGCCGAGTGCGTCCCTGCGTTATCCCAGAGAACGAAGAAATCCCCCAAGCAGCCCTTAACAGTGTCCACGAGGCCAATGAGACCGAGGACGAGAGAGCTGTTTCCAAACTGCAGCGCAGGCACAGTGACGTGAAAGTCTACAAGGAGTTCTGTGACTTTTATGCAAAATT CAACATGGCCAATGCCCTGGCCAGCGCCACTTGTGAGCGCTGCAAGGGCGGTTTTGCACCCGCTGAGAAGATCGTGAACAGTAACGGGGAGCTGTACCATGAGCAGTGTTTCGTGTGCGCTCAGTGCTTCCAGCAATTCCCAGAAGGACTCTTCTATGAA TTTGAAGGAAGAAAGTACTGTGAACATGACTTTCAGATGCTCTTTGCCCCTTGCTGTCATCAGTGTG GTGAATTCATCATTGGCCGAGTTATCAAAGCCATGAATAACAGCTGGCATCCGGAGTGCTTCCGCTGTGACCTCTGCCAGGAAGTTCTGGCAGATATCGGGTTTGTCAAGAATGCTGGGAG ACACCTGTGTCGCCCCTGTCATAATCGTGAGAAAGCCAGAGGCCTTGGGAAATACATCTGCCAGAAATGCCATGCCATCATCGATGAGCAGCCTCTGATATTCAAGAATGACCCCTACCATCCAGATCATTTCAACTGCGCCAACTGCGGGTATTgggat GAAGGAGCTGACTGCCGATGCACGGGAACTCAAAGGGGAGCTGTACTGCCTTCCATGCCATGA